The genomic window CCGATTTTGACATAGATGTACGCTAAGGGGTTAGGCATTCTGTTTTTTGCCAAAGTTTCTGTCTTCAATTTTTTTAGTACTGCTGACAGTTTCTTCAATCCACGCATCAACAGCGTACATCTACGTTAAAATCATGGCGATACCCTCAATAGGGAAAATCGCTAAGCTTAGCTGCAATTGATTGCTTGGTGAATACAAGCTCAATAAAAATATGATAAGATAATTATTTAATTACTGTCTTATGGACACTTTACGGACGAATCGTGGTGGTACCCTTAAAACGGTTCCATGTCCCAGGGTAGTCCACATCTGCTTCTGGCATTCGTCTTTCGTTCGTTCTCTCTGCTCCGCTCACTCACTACAGCCGATTCATGCCTGTTCAGTTAAATTGGATTCAAATTTCATGTGAAAACTTCATCAGCTGGAGCAGAACGTAAAAATAAGGCATAAGGGAAATAATTCGAAAGTATTATGAATCCCTGTATATAATCTTAATAACTATACCCCGCAGCTCCGCTGCGGTTGGGACAAACCGTAGTATTTATTATACACGCATTGTTTCTGGTGAGGTGACAAAAGTGGAAAATGACGATGTAGTATATATCGGCAACAAACCGGTTATGAACTACGTACTTGCAGTGGTAACACAATTCAACAGCGGTGCTGACAATGTGGTCATTAAGGCCAGGGGAAGGGCAATATCCAGAGCAGTGGACGTTGCTGAAGTAGTAAGAAATCGGTTCATTACTGATCTGTCGGTTAAGGACATACTCATATCTACTGAAAAAATTGTATCAGAACGCGGTGAATCCAATGTATCGGCCATAGAAATCACTTTGGGCAAATAAGAATGCCTTAAATAATTTCATAGATCAATAAACCAGGGTTATGAGAGTTGAAATTTTTTCCAAAATCCTGGAGTATGACGGTACCCAGATAGAATCCCTTTGGGGATATTCAAAAGGGATACCAGGAGATAGTATTATATTATTCAGGGGTGGTATGGATATCCCTGATACCAACATCAAGGATCTGGAAGACCTGATGGATAATAAAGCTATCAGTGGTGGGGATATGCTGCATTTTATTGTGGAGCGTTTTGATTCCCCTGCAAGTATCAGACTGGCATATTATATGCAGCGTATGCTTGTGGTGTGTGCTCGGGATGTGCTGGCACAGCATGGTATTGTATCAATTAGAAACGGTGATGACCTTTTTGTGGACAGAGCCAAACTGACAGTAAGTATAGCTACGGCCGGGATATCTTCAGAAAAAATTCATATGGGAATTAACATCTCCTGCAGAGGCACACCGCCAGATGTCAAGGTTGCCTGCCTTGAGAATATGGGAATCACAGACAATATGGGACTGGGAGAAGAGATTGCCCGGAATTTTGCATTAGAAATTGATGATATCGAATCCGATATCGTAAAAACAAAGAGCCTTTGATTTTTTTTGTTTCAAATTACAACTCAACTATGAGTAGCCAATTTTGGGTGGTGTCCTACAAATCGTGACCTCTGTATTAATTGAATTTGTTGATTGATGATTTCATAAACGGAGGCGCATATGTGACAGCAGGATATGGAAGAAGCTGGGTTATGGGCATGGTTGTT from Methanosarcinales archaeon includes these protein-coding regions:
- the albA gene encoding DNA-binding protein Alba; this translates as MENDDVVYIGNKPVMNYVLAVVTQFNSGADNVVIKARGRAISRAVDVAEVVRNRFITDLSVKDILISTEKIVSERGESNVSAIEITLGK
- a CDS encoding DUF366 family protein is translated as MRVEIFSKILEYDGTQIESLWGYSKGIPGDSIILFRGGMDIPDTNIKDLEDLMDNKAISGGDMLHFIVERFDSPASIRLAYYMQRMLVVCARDVLAQHGIVSIRNGDDLFVDRAKLTVSIATAGISSEKIHMGINISCRGTPPDVKVACLENMGITDNMGLGEEIARNFALEIDDIESDIVKTKSL